The bacterium genome window below encodes:
- a CDS encoding transposase, whose translation MQRCLLPVIIALRKFALKKCKTEKEVSWNIYYKKKKKSTKKIKVEFGEKNITPFGGMKLFNDFVVNLWLKRKLDESIEIQRRKSKYSIGKMLISIIYALVLDLTRLSDTILFPLDKVFLKILGFKEYPYDTTISRFLRKFTVPQALKIGEVNVGLLKEVRKSYKDKITLDLDSHVRTVYGSQRRASKGFNPKKKGRKSYHPNPLLHRGNKRFSIG comes from the coding sequence TTGCAAAGATGCCTCCTCCCTGTTATAATTGCACTACGAAAATTTGCACTAAAAAAGTGCAAAACAGAAAAGGAGGTATCATGGAACATATACTACAAAAAGAAGAAAAAGTCAACGAAAAAAATTAAGGTAGAGTTCGGAGAGAAAAATATAACTCCATTTGGTGGGATGAAACTCTTTAATGACTTTGTTGTGAATCTATGGTTAAAAAGAAAACTGGATGAAAGCATAGAAATTCAAAGACGAAAGAGCAAATATAGTATTGGGAAAATGTTAATTTCTATTATTTACGCATTGGTATTAGACCTTACAAGACTATCAGATACTATCCTGTTCCCCCTGGATAAGGTGTTTTTGAAGATATTAGGCTTCAAGGAATATCCCTACGATACGACAATAAGCCGCTTCTTAAGAAAATTTACAGTTCCTCAAGCTCTTAAGATAGGTGAAGTAAACGTAGGGTTGCTGAAAGAAGTTCGTAAGAGCTACAAGGACAAAATTACCTTAGATCTGGATTCGCATGTTCGGACGGTTTATGGAAGCCAACGAAGGGCAAGTAAAGGTTTTAACCCGAAGAAAAAGGGTAGAAAGAGCTACCATCCAAATCCTTTGCTTCATAGAGGAAACAAGAGATTTTCTATAGGGTAA
- a CDS encoding T9SS type A sorting domain-containing protein yields MKGKSLSILILVLISKLMLQSSVSADSWTPKASMPTAREDLAAAVVDSKIYAIGGHASGTVFATNEEYDPLTNSWATKASMPTNRFALGADAVSGKIYAIGGGVNITKNEEYEPSTDTWTTKAPMPTRRGYLGVVAVNGKIYAIGGMGMGREPLATNEEYDPSTDTWTNKTSMPTARSALAVTVVGNKIYAVGGSAGGGVHLATNEEYDPITDTWSTKASMPTRRDGLAAATAYGKIYAIGGGTGGGVCVATNEEYDPVTDTWATKGSMPSKRWYLTAATVNNKIYAVGGWDPYGAGYLKANEEYTPDLPKVIVSVEPDTIIGPPPDIGDTFTDSICIADACSLYCWQFELNFNPAVLHAICVDEGPFLSQGGITLFMYDISDSSIHVSCTLEGSVPGVSGNGTMAYVTWQVIGYGSSILDLEAVVDSCESVDGYFYLQEPRIEEKVYSHLNKLKLQNYPNPFSQFTSIRYQVSSSGRVSLKVYDLAGRLIEVLVDDANHCGTHTLAWTPKGFSSGLYFLRLEFYPFSGEYEQVSNLVATNRVVILK; encoded by the coding sequence ATGAAAGGAAAGTCATTATCTATCTTGATACTCGTTTTGATAAGTAAGCTTATGCTACAAAGTTCTGTGTCTGCTGATAGTTGGACTCCCAAAGCCAGTATGCCAACAGCACGTGAGGACTTAGCAGCCGCTGTAGTTGATAGTAAGATATATGCTATTGGGGGACATGCAAGTGGTACGGTATTTGCTACTAATGAGGAATATGACCCGTTAACTAACAGTTGGGCCACCAAGGCAAGTATGCCAACTAATCGGTTTGCCTTAGGTGCTGATGCAGTGAGCGGTAAAATATACGCTATTGGAGGAGGGGTTAATATTACTAAAAATGAGGAGTATGAGCCGTCAACTGATACTTGGACTACCAAAGCTCCTATGCCGACCAGACGCGGTTACTTAGGGGTTGTTGCAGTAAATGGTAAAATATATGCGATTGGAGGAATGGGAATGGGAAGAGAGCCACTTGCTACTAATGAGGAATATGACCCATCAACTGATACCTGGACTAATAAGACAAGTATGCCGACAGCGAGGTCGGCTTTGGCAGTTACTGTAGTAGGTAACAAGATATACGCTGTTGGGGGGTCTGCTGGTGGTGGTGTGCACCTTGCTACTAATGAGGAATACGACCCGATAACTGATACTTGGTCTACCAAAGCAAGTATGCCTACAAGGAGAGATGGACTTGCAGCTGCTACAGCATACGGAAAAATATATGCAATTGGAGGAGGTACTGGTGGTGGTGTATGCGTTGCTACTAATGAGGAATACGACCCAGTAACTGATACTTGGGCTACTAAGGGAAGTATGCCAAGTAAACGGTGGTATTTGACAGCTGCTACAGTGAATAACAAGATATATGCTGTTGGAGGCTGGGACCCGTATGGGGCTGGTTATCTTAAAGCTAACGAAGAATATACACCTGACCTACCAAAGGTAATAGTTTCAGTTGAACCGGATACTATCATAGGACCGCCACCAGACATTGGTGATACTTTTACAGATTCAATCTGTATTGCTGATGCTTGTAGTCTCTATTGTTGGCAATTTGAGCTCAACTTCAACCCTGCTGTGCTGCATGCTATTTGTGTTGATGAAGGTCCATTTCTAAGTCAGGGAGGTATTACTCTTTTTATGTATGATATAAGTGATAGCTCTATTCATGTATCCTGTACTTTGGAAGGGAGTGTTCCAGGGGTGAGTGGCAATGGGACTATGGCTTATGTTACATGGCAGGTTATAGGGTATGGTAGTTCAATATTGGACTTAGAGGCTGTAGTTGACTCATGTGAGTCAGTAGATGGCTACTTTTATCTGCAGGAGCCAAGAATTGAGGAAAAAGTTTACTCTCACCTAAATAAACTGAAATTACAGAACTATCCTAATCCATTCAGTCAGTTTACAAGTATTAGGTATCAAGTGTCATCAAGCGGTCGTGTTTCACTGAAGGTTTACGATTTAGCTGGTCGATTAATTGAAGTACTGGTAGACGATGCAAACCATTGTGGAACTCATACATTAGCATGGACACCTAAAGGGTTTTCAAGTGGCCTGTATTTCTTGAGACTTGAGTTCTATCCATTCTCAGGAGAGTATGAACAGGTAAGCAACTTAGTGGCTACAAATAGGGTAGTGATATTGAAATAA
- a CDS encoding transposase, translating into MKFKTKKQLSFALLPIIQKIKSSDPLKIIFDSIDRGEDYFFFGYKIHLVVNTKSQLPIDVIVTPGNSADSPYANPLIKKTKGLVSPKLATMDAASDSHENYQICKDYGIIPIIDLNNRWKKPKSKDINLFTELSIPKVGSSLITIGDRFICPATYGPLRKDGRESKRKNRQFIHFKHNGSNYQTNQGLHFQK; encoded by the coding sequence ATGAAATTTAAAACCAAAAAACAACTTTCCTTTGCACTCCTCCCTATTATTCAAAAGATTAAATCCAGTGACCCTCTCAAGATTATATTTGACTCCATTGACAGAGGCGAAGATTATTTCTTCTTTGGATATAAAATCCATCTCGTTGTCAATACAAAATCACAACTACCTATAGATGTTATAGTCACACCCGGCAATTCCGCAGATAGCCCTTATGCTAACCCATTGATTAAGAAGACAAAAGGGCTTGTCTCACCAAAATTGGCAACTATGGATGCAGCGTCCGATTCACATGAGAACTATCAAATTTGCAAGGACTACGGCATAATTCCAATCATTGACTTAAACAATCGCTGGAAGAAACCTAAAAGCAAAGACATTAATCTTTTTACGGAACTGAGTATTCCCAAGGTAGGTTCTTCTCTGATCACAATAGGAGATAGATTCATCTGTCCAGCTACTTATGGCCCTCTTAGGAAAGATGGTAGAGAGTCAAAAAGGAAGAATCGCCAATTCATACATTTTAAGCATAATGGCAGTAATTATCAAACGAACCAAGGACTTCATTTTCAAAAGTAA
- a CDS encoding succinate--CoA ligase subunit beta, translated as MRLYEYEGKLLFKKYKIPIPQSALIDDLSELDKVTYPVVLKAQVFIGGRGKKGVIKIANTRKEAESIIKNMLGKKVDGYEVKKVLAEEKVDIEHEFYTSAAIDRILHQPLIIAAKEGGIEIEEISRKHPSSISKHYLEVGERPADWVGRSVAQSMGLTGELLVQAGSIINNVYNLFLDFDCKLVEINPLVLTKTGTLVAIDSKLDLDEDAMYRHPALKELGIEARHEVGELTSRERLAKVAGIPYVELDGDIGVFPGGAGFGIASIDLIHHFGGKAANFMDSGGAPTQENLRLMLGLLMDNPNVKVIFGARFGGISRCDDWANAVVQYVIENKPKKPMIMRMAGNMEEEGRKIFDKANKDYPALFKNIKVYKFDTPIEEVIKEAVKTAKKVVSS; from the coding sequence ATGAGATTATACGAATATGAAGGTAAGCTTTTGTTTAAGAAATATAAAATACCTATCCCTCAAAGTGCATTAATTGATGATTTATCTGAGCTTGATAAAGTAACCTATCCAGTAGTTTTAAAAGCTCAAGTCTTTATAGGGGGGCGTGGTAAAAAGGGGGTGATTAAAATAGCGAATACTCGTAAGGAAGCTGAGTCGATAATAAAAAATATGCTTGGCAAGAAAGTTGATGGCTATGAAGTCAAGAAAGTATTGGCTGAAGAGAAAGTAGATATTGAGCATGAGTTCTATACAAGTGCAGCTATTGACCGCATTCTTCACCAGCCACTCATTATAGCAGCTAAGGAGGGTGGTATAGAGATAGAAGAAATATCGCGTAAGCACCCTTCATCAATATCAAAGCATTACTTAGAAGTAGGTGAGCGTCCTGCTGATTGGGTTGGCAGGTCAGTGGCACAAAGTATGGGTCTTACTGGTGAGCTACTTGTTCAGGCAGGTAGTATTATAAATAATGTATATAATTTGTTCCTTGACTTTGACTGTAAATTAGTAGAAATCAATCCACTTGTCTTGACTAAAACTGGCACTCTTGTAGCTATTGACTCAAAATTGGATTTGGATGAGGATGCAATGTATCGGCATCCTGCTCTTAAAGAATTAGGTATAGAAGCAAGACATGAGGTCGGCGAGTTAACTTCTCGTGAGCGCCTTGCAAAAGTTGCCGGTATTCCTTATGTAGAGCTTGATGGTGACATTGGTGTATTTCCAGGGGGTGCTGGTTTTGGTATTGCTTCAATTGACTTAATTCATCACTTTGGTGGTAAGGCAGCAAATTTTATGGACTCTGGTGGTGCACCTACTCAGGAGAATCTGAGATTAATGTTAGGTCTATTAATGGATAACCCAAATGTCAAGGTAATTTTTGGTGCCCGTTTTGGTGGTATCTCAAGATGTGACGACTGGGCTAATGCAGTAGTGCAGTATGTTATTGAGAACAAGCCAAAGAAGCCTATGATTATGCGTATGGCTGGCAATATGGAGGAGGAGGGTAGGAAAATATTTGATAAAGCAAATAAGGATTACCCGGCGCTATTTAAAAATATAAAAGTATATAAATTTGATACCCCAATTGAGGAAGTAATTAAAGAAGCAGTAAAGACAGCCAAAAAGGTAGTTAGTAGTTAG
- the sucD gene encoding succinate--CoA ligase subunit alpha has translation MAIIIDENTETIVQGITGKNAELHTMFMLEYGTRVVGGVTPGKGGYSVHGVPVYDTVKECLFAHPNATVSSVWVPARFAKDAILEAIYAGIKTVIVITERIPIHDMLIVRKAAKENNTLVIGGNTPGVISPGKSLVGMLPKIAFSPGRIGTVARSGAITYYIANSLNLTGLGESTSVGLGGDPILGCNFEDILKMFDADTETTAVVLAGEIGGVYEEIAAPFIKKMSKPLVAFIAGKAAPQGKRLGHAGAIIEGELGTADSKIKALKEAGALIANTLSEIPKLVKKVVDISTSYI, from the coding sequence GTGGCGATAATTATTGACGAGAATACCGAGACTATAGTGCAGGGCATAACTGGCAAGAATGCTGAACTACATACCATGTTTATGCTTGAGTATGGGACAAGAGTTGTTGGAGGTGTGACTCCTGGGAAGGGTGGTTATAGTGTTCATGGTGTGCCAGTGTATGATACAGTTAAAGAGTGTCTTTTTGCACATCCTAATGCAACTGTCTCGTCAGTCTGGGTACCTGCAAGATTTGCGAAAGATGCTATACTTGAAGCAATTTATGCTGGTATTAAGACAGTGATAGTCATAACTGAACGGATTCCAATCCATGATATGCTAATAGTAAGGAAAGCTGCAAAAGAAAATAATACACTGGTTATAGGTGGCAATACACCAGGTGTGATATCGCCTGGCAAATCATTAGTAGGTATGTTACCTAAGATTGCATTCTCTCCTGGCAGAATTGGGACTGTAGCCCGTAGCGGTGCTATTACTTACTATATTGCAAATTCACTTAATCTTACAGGCTTAGGTGAGTCCACCTCAGTTGGCTTAGGGGGCGACCCAATTCTTGGGTGTAATTTTGAAGATATACTTAAGATGTTTGATGCAGATACTGAAACTACTGCTGTAGTGCTTGCAGGTGAAATAGGTGGAGTATACGAAGAAATAGCTGCCCCGTTTATAAAGAAAATGAGTAAGCCTTTAGTTGCATTTATAGCAGGTAAGGCAGCTCCTCAAGGGAAGCGGCTTGGTCATGCAGGTGCAATTATAGAGGGCGAGCTTGGGACAGCTGATAGCAAAATTAAGGCTTTAAAAGAGGCGGGGGCATTGATTGCGAATACATTATCAGAAATACCGAAATTGGTTAAAAAGGTAGTAGACATTAGCACTTCCTACATATGA
- a CDS encoding citryl-CoA lyase, translating into MWKTGITKVEPNHIVTRGYRQEDLIGNIPFSHIVFLLLKGKLPDEREGKMIDAIFVSSIDHGVTPPTTLSARMVASAGVPLPTAVAAGILAVGDVHGGAIESCAKILQKWSNTGAPEAVAPKVLTELSEVGERMPGIGHRIHTEDPRTKRLFELADELKIAGPNVALMKTIEVEINKDAKRKLPINVDGAIGAIISDMGFDWRLGKAFFLLGRVAGLVAHVYEEQTREKPMREISPKEAEYDGPWERNI; encoded by the coding sequence ATGTGGAAGACAGGTATAACAAAGGTAGAACCTAACCATATCGTGACAAGAGGTTATAGGCAGGAAGACTTGATTGGCAACATTCCGTTTTCCCATATAGTATTTCTTCTATTAAAGGGTAAATTACCAGATGAGCGTGAAGGTAAAATGATAGATGCTATCTTTGTCTCATCAATTGACCATGGGGTGACACCACCTACTACTTTATCTGCTCGAATGGTAGCGTCTGCAGGTGTCCCTTTGCCGACAGCAGTGGCCGCTGGTATACTTGCTGTTGGGGATGTCCATGGAGGTGCAATTGAGAGCTGTGCTAAGATACTACAGAAATGGTCAAATACAGGTGCACCTGAAGCTGTAGCCCCTAAGGTACTTACAGAGTTATCTGAGGTAGGGGAAAGGATGCCAGGAATTGGGCATAGAATACATACAGAGGACCCGCGTACTAAAAGGTTGTTTGAGCTTGCTGATGAGCTGAAGATTGCAGGTCCTAATGTAGCACTGATGAAGACGATAGAGGTAGAAATAAACAAGGATGCAAAGCGTAAGCTACCTATAAATGTAGATGGTGCAATAGGGGCAATAATATCGGATATGGGGTTTGACTGGCGGTTAGGTAAAGCATTCTTTTTATTGGGGAGGGTAGCTGGTTTAGTAGCACATGTCTATGAAGAGCAGACTCGTGAGAAGCCTATGCGAGAAATTTCGCCTAAAGAAGCTGAGTATGATGGACCGTGGGAGCGGAATATTTAG
- a CDS encoding NUDIX pyrophosphatase has protein sequence MERTEIKVNKVVSCFLESGGKILILRRSEKVGTYRGKWAGVTGYIENTQDEQALKEIEEETGLKDTDVELVRKGKPLEAIDNELKIKWVIYPYLFHVNEPEKIRIDWEHVEMKWILPEELAKYKTVPRLNDALKRVLQKE, from the coding sequence ATGGAGAGGACAGAGATTAAAGTAAACAAAGTGGTGAGTTGTTTTCTTGAGTCTGGAGGTAAGATATTAATTTTGCGTAGGAGTGAAAAAGTAGGCACCTATCGTGGCAAATGGGCAGGTGTAACAGGCTATATAGAGAACACACAAGATGAGCAGGCATTGAAAGAGATAGAGGAGGAGACTGGTTTGAAAGATACCGATGTTGAACTTGTAAGGAAGGGTAAGCCACTTGAAGCTATAGATAATGAGCTTAAGATTAAGTGGGTAATCTATCCTTATTTATTCCATGTAAATGAGCCAGAAAAGATACGGATTGACTGGGAGCATGTTGAGATGAAATGGATTTTACCTGAAGAGCTGGCTAAGTATAAGACTGTTCCAAGACTAAATGATGCATTGAAAAGAGTGTTACAAAAAGAATGA
- a CDS encoding nucleotidyltransferase family protein — protein sequence MNRKSITKITKILSLRKDDLQERFKIKEIAVFGSYVKGKQNQKSDIDILVDFEHGYKTFDNYMELKFFLEEVLNTKVDLVLKTAIKEEIKSYILTEAVYV from the coding sequence GTGAATAGAAAATCAATAACTAAGATAACCAAAATTCTGAGTCTTCGTAAAGACGATTTACAAGAGAGATTCAAGATCAAAGAAATAGCGGTTTTTGGGTCTTATGTCAAAGGAAAACAAAACCAAAAGAGCGACATTGATATTTTGGTTGATTTTGAGCATGGTTATAAAACTTTTGACAATTACATGGAGCTTAAGTTCTTTCTTGAAGAAGTTCTAAATACGAAGGTGGATTTGGTACTAAAAACAGCTATCAAAGAAGAGATAAAGTCGTATATTCTTACAGAGGCTGTTTATGTCTAA
- a CDS encoding DUF86 domain-containing protein, whose protein sequence is MSKRNYKFFIKDIKECTDKILMYVGNKSFENFSKDQLLIDAIVRNLEIIGEAVKHVPNKLKQENPHIEWHKIAGLRDILIHEYFGIDYEVLWDIVQNKIPNLNVEIKKLLEK, encoded by the coding sequence ATGTCTAAAAGGAATTACAAGTTCTTTATCAAAGATATTAAGGAATGCACTGACAAGATTCTAATGTATGTTGGCAATAAATCATTTGAGAATTTCTCAAAAGATCAACTCTTAATAGATGCAATTGTTAGGAATCTTGAAATAATAGGCGAAGCAGTCAAACACGTCCCAAATAAATTAAAACAAGAGAATCCTCATATTGAATGGCATAAAATTGCAGGACTCAGGGACATACTTATCCATGAATATTTTGGCATAGATTATGAGGTTTTATGGGATATAGTTCAAAATAAAATCCCGAATTTAAATGTAGAAATTAAGAAACTGTTAGAGAAGTAA
- a CDS encoding 3-isopropylmalate dehydratase large subunit → MAMTIAEKILARVSGKKEVKVGEIVNAKVDVCMSHENAVLVCKHFKEIGVKKVWDPERIVIVFDHRVPADSVNTAIGHKKVREFVKEQGISHFYDMRAGICHQILPEKGHVRPGELIVGTDSHTTTHGAFGAFAAGIGATEMACVWATGELWLRVPPTIKIKVSGEFKPWVSAKDLILYIIGKLGADGADYRAIEFYGDTINNMSIASRMVLSNLSMEAGAKAAIVPADDKTIEYVKNRSSKQFTPIYADKDTMYERELTFDVSNLEPQLACPHQVDNVHPVSEFEGLEIHQALIGSCTNGRLEDLEVAAKIINGKKIPLSVRLIVIPASWEVYLEAMRAGLLATFIKAGGVVLNPGCGPCLGAHQGLLAPGERCISTTNRNFQGRMGSPDAEVYLASPATVAASAVKGKITNPRSLIVKRKSGNGNWDGKIYFKRGIQRL, encoded by the coding sequence CTGGCTATGACTATTGCGGAGAAGATTTTGGCACGTGTTTCGGGTAAAAAAGAAGTAAAAGTAGGTGAGATTGTGAATGCAAAAGTTGATGTTTGTATGTCGCATGAGAATGCGGTGCTTGTATGTAAGCATTTTAAAGAGATTGGAGTCAAAAAAGTTTGGGACCCTGAGCGTATTGTTATAGTCTTTGACCATCGTGTACCGGCTGATTCAGTTAATACTGCTATTGGACATAAAAAAGTGCGTGAGTTTGTTAAGGAGCAGGGGATATCCCATTTTTATGATATGCGTGCCGGGATATGTCATCAGATATTGCCTGAGAAGGGACATGTAAGACCTGGTGAGCTTATTGTGGGCACTGATTCACATACTACGACTCATGGTGCATTTGGTGCATTTGCGGCTGGGATAGGAGCAACTGAGATGGCATGTGTATGGGCGACGGGTGAGTTATGGCTTAGAGTACCTCCAACAATTAAGATTAAAGTTAGTGGAGAGTTTAAGCCATGGGTGAGTGCTAAGGATTTGATACTTTATATTATTGGTAAATTAGGTGCAGATGGTGCTGATTACAGGGCGATTGAGTTTTATGGTGATACAATTAATAATATGAGTATAGCAAGCCGTATGGTTTTATCTAATTTGTCAATGGAGGCAGGTGCTAAGGCAGCAATTGTGCCAGCGGATGATAAGACTATAGAGTATGTAAAAAATAGGAGTAGTAAGCAATTTACACCTATATATGCAGATAAGGATACAATGTATGAGCGAGAGTTAACTTTTGATGTCTCTAATCTTGAGCCACAGCTTGCGTGTCCGCATCAGGTAGATAATGTGCATCCGGTGTCAGAATTTGAAGGTCTTGAGATTCATCAAGCTCTTATAGGGTCGTGTACAAATGGTAGGCTTGAAGACCTTGAGGTAGCGGCTAAAATTATAAATGGGAAAAAGATACCTCTCTCTGTCAGGCTTATTGTTATACCGGCATCGTGGGAGGTATATTTAGAGGCAATGAGGGCTGGGTTACTTGCAACATTTATAAAAGCGGGTGGTGTGGTGTTAAACCCGGGCTGCGGTCCGTGTTTAGGTGCACATCAGGGCTTGTTAGCACCAGGTGAGAGGTGTATATCAACTACAAATCGTAACTTCCAAGGCAGGATGGGGTCACCTGATGCTGAAGTGTATCTGGCGTCACCGGCAACAGTAGCAGCATCGGCAGTGAAAGGAAAAATAACTAATCCAAGATCGTTAATCGTTAAACGGAAATCGGGAAACGGAAATTGGGATGGAAAAATATATTTCAAAAGAGGTATACAACGACTATAG
- a CDS encoding 3-isopropylmalate dehydratase small subunit: MIKGRVWKFGDDVNTDVIYPGKYLPITDPNEMKLHAFESVYPDFVKKFNKGDIIVAGKYFGCGSSREQAVSCLKAVGVSCIIAESFARIYYRNAINDGLPILTAESVSKKVREGDELEVELESGVVKNLTTKETIKANILPPFILEILSSGGLIPHIKLKLKSQKLNLK; this comes from the coding sequence ATGATTAAAGGACGGGTGTGGAAGTTTGGTGATGATGTGAATACTGATGTTATATATCCAGGTAAGTATTTGCCAATTACTGACCCAAATGAGATGAAACTGCATGCATTTGAGAGTGTATATCCTGATTTTGTAAAAAAGTTTAATAAAGGTGATATAATAGTGGCTGGGAAATACTTTGGTTGCGGCTCATCGCGGGAACAGGCAGTGAGCTGTCTTAAGGCGGTGGGTGTATCGTGTATAATTGCAGAGTCATTTGCTCGTATTTATTATCGGAATGCGATAAATGATGGGTTACCTATATTAACTGCAGAGAGTGTATCAAAGAAGGTAAGAGAGGGTGACGAACTTGAGGTAGAACTTGAAAGTGGTGTAGTAAAGAACCTGACAACTAAAGAGACAATCAAAGCTAATATTTTACCCCCATTTATACTTGAGATTCTATCTTCTGGTGGTCTTATTCCTCATATAAAGTTAAAGCTCAAAAGTCAAAAGTTAAATCTTAAATAA